The Lentzea guizhouensis genome contains a region encoding:
- a CDS encoding DUF2306 domain-containing protein: MGPLAFVVLAFVAFSLPPYLTGDRAAARVQSDWGPHYALLVVHVVFASVAILACVLQVWPWFRGRYPVWHRRVGRVYVWGGVLPAGVSGWIIGYMTPFGPVAWSSNVLMATLWLLFTWLGWRAARRREFRDHRKWMIRSFALTVSIISNRIWGAVAFIVLDGRIPEEDVQNTIAGISTWMGWVVPLLIAQWWLERKPKRKTAPAVQRETVNV; the protein is encoded by the coding sequence GTGGGACCGTTGGCGTTCGTGGTGCTGGCGTTCGTGGCGTTCTCGCTGCCGCCGTACCTGACCGGGGATCGGGCCGCTGCCCGCGTGCAGTCGGACTGGGGTCCGCACTACGCCCTGCTGGTGGTCCACGTCGTGTTCGCGTCGGTGGCGATCCTGGCCTGCGTGCTGCAGGTCTGGCCGTGGTTCCGCGGCCGCTACCCGGTCTGGCACCGCCGGGTCGGCCGGGTCTACGTGTGGGGTGGCGTGCTGCCGGCGGGGGTGTCCGGCTGGATCATCGGGTACATGACGCCGTTCGGCCCGGTGGCGTGGAGCAGCAACGTCCTGATGGCCACGCTGTGGTTGCTGTTCACCTGGCTCGGCTGGCGTGCGGCCCGGCGGCGCGAGTTCCGCGACCACCGCAAGTGGATGATCCGCAGCTTCGCGCTGACCGTGTCGATCATCTCGAACCGGATCTGGGGCGCGGTGGCGTTCATCGTGCTGGACGGGCGGATCCCGGAGGAGGACGTGCAGAACACGATCGCCGGGATCTCGACGTGGATGGGCTGGGTCGTGCCGTTGCTGATCGCGCAGTGGTGGCTGGAGCGCAAGCCGAAGCGGAAGACGGCGCCGGCGGTGCAGCGCGAGACCGTGAACGTCTAG